In Hemibagrus wyckioides isolate EC202008001 linkage group LG21, SWU_Hwy_1.0, whole genome shotgun sequence, the following proteins share a genomic window:
- the nol8 gene encoding nucleolar protein 8 — protein MKRLYVGGLSHAITQKDLRDRFGKFGEVSDVEIITRKDEDGSPLKTFAYVNITISDPDYKRCVTVLNKSKWKGGTLQIELAKESFLHRLTAERQQAAEKIQTPKTDAKEKILESFKTAGVENFHMKAAVPGTEIPGHKNWVVSKFGRVLPVVHLKCQGKNKVLKYDPSKHCHNIKKLELEDGFTPVSKLTWQIEGGDDEISKRRRGEFPPQKKRLMKTKTFLDPSSVPYSSPAPESWRAVQDRDTAPRSLQGRKPPVCVFDSDADSEDEFRMLVAQELSRNHKTVVSENEGNLEVVGDDFVVKPSMFWGGGKTGFNTQLGGLKPPENDEEYDSADTDEILTQNKNPGKAEDLVETETCSKSPVKSKKINGKKPAIKNTQARTDSESDNDAESSGESIDSDYEAMMGNCQRLELTLGDLEALVKNMEDEESSDDDDAKVGPSETSKPSPVHETSPQKAQSKKSGINPEDILASLFGPDEDKEDKKKNVKKSCLPAFVGTKDLFGSTNISTGLKRAAEKVDCEPKRLKPDVKTMEDEESSAHLPTLNKKDLKVHRDGSDDEMEITQESKKLTFKPNSSLKVNVMSSDEEEEEEEEEEEEEEEEEEEEEEEEEEEEEEEEEEEEEEEEEEEEEEEEEEEEEEVEEEEQTLSLETKTSKMKTHQSSVSDSTESSEESETSSDEEEQKSNKPEAASKPSPKQMNENTGSGPQPFQQSVLDPEKQQQDNLKRLAALEQRQKEAEQQKKLIQGALSKVDLPNANKGKHIVFDSDDEVNNDSENTTPQKANLFNEDSDEDEGSGSEEKQILGEKKLKTEGSRLFDSSEDEDDGNEDDRFKIKPQFEGRAGQKLMELQSRFGTDPRFQMDAKFLESDDEEREQDMEPQQTPGEQELADEKKKNLSILQSVLNVSIQPSDTSKEATKGKIFKDISALHYDPSSETHAAFETKTDTPKKESKAARRKKREEAMKLPEVSKDIYYDVTTDLKEVFGMGNDIENEKKAVAWDQNDDGDDNERKEEGVHAFPFLSNQEAEPSSGFKFSFFGDDAVTKTTTTEEYKVEPIKGAKVPWQVDPRFQDSSSEEEDEDMEEEKEEKEEAALVNTTEQPTPKKKFFFFFDDDIRLKEGPSMFCRREKLEDQREAWEEKRNDLREDYRKKHKDAKRRFRMRTKT, from the exons ATGAAGCGGCTGTACGTCGGTGGCCTGAGCCACGCGATTACTCAGAAAGATCTCCGAGATCGATTCGGGAAGTTCGGCGAGGTGTCTGACGTGGAGATAATAACACGGAAGGACGAAGACG GATCTCCTCTGAAGACATTTGCTTACGTGAATATTACTATTTCTGATCCCGACTACAAGAGAT GCGTCACAGTGTTGAACAAATCCAAGTGGAAAGGTGGAACGTTACAAATCGAATTGGCAAAGGAAAGCTTCTTACACAG ACTTACAGCAGAGCGGCAGCAAGCAGCTGAGAAGATTCAGACACCGAAGACtgatgcaaaagaaaaaatcttGGAGTCCTTCAAGACAGCTGGTGTAGAGAACTTCCACATGAAAGCAGCTGTTCCAGGAACTGAGATCCCAGGACACAAG AACTGGGTGGTGAGCAAATTTGGAAGAGTCCTTCCTGTCGTCCATCTGAAATGTCAAGGCAAAAACAAG GTCCTCAAGTACGATCCATCGAAGCACTGCCACAACATCAAGAAGCTTGAGCTCGAGGACGGCTTCACTCCAGTGTCCAAACTGACATGGCAGATAGAAGGCGGCGACGACGAGATCAGCAAGAGGAGACGAGGCGAGTTCCCACCACAGAAAAAACGCCTCATGAAGACCAAAACGTTTTTGGACCCAAGCAGTGTTCCATATTCTTCACCCGCTCCTGAGAGCTGGAGGGCAGTGCAGGATAGAGATACTGCCCCAAGGTCGCTGCAAGGTCGTAAGCCtcccgtgtgtgtgttcgaCAGCGACGCTGACTCAGAGGATGAATTCCGCATGCTAGTCGCACAAGAGCTTTCGAGAAACCATAAAACAGTCGTCTCAGAAAATGAAGGAAACCTCGAAGTGGTGGGTGATGACTTTGTTGTGAAACCCAGCATGTTCTGGGGCGGAGGGAAAACCggctttaacacacaactcGGAGGTTTAAAACCTCCAGAGAACGATGAGGAATACGACTCGGCTGACACGGATGAAATATTGACTCAGAACAAAAATCCAGGTAAAGCTGAGGATCTGGTCGAGACTGAAACATGCAGCAAGTCTCCTGTAAAGTCCAAGAAGATCAACGGGAAGAAACCTGCAATCaaaaacacacaggcacgcactgATTCAGAGTCGGATAATGACGCCGAATCATCAGGTGAGAGCATCGACTCTGATTACGAAGCCATGATGGGGAACTGCCAGCGGTTGGAGCTGACTCTAGGAGATCTGGAGGCTCTTGTTAAAAATATGGAGGATGAAGAAAGCAGCGACGATGATGACGCAAAAGTAGGACCAAGCGAAACATCCAAACCGTCTCCTGTACATGAAACTAGTCCGCAGAAAGCGCAGTCAAAAAAGAGCGGCATAAACCCTGAAGATATTTTAGCGTCTCTCTTTGGACCAGATGAGGACAAAgaggataaaaagaaaaatgtcaaaaagtCTTGTCTTCCTGCTTTCGTTGGGACAAAGGACCTATTTGGTAGCACTAACATATCTACTGGACTTAAGAGAGCAGCTGAAAAAGTGGACTGTGAACCTAAAAGATTAAAACCAGACGTGAAAACGATGGAAGATGAAGAATCAAGTGCACACTTACCTACGCTAAACAAGAAAGACCTTAAAGTCCATAGAGATGGATCCGACGATGAAATGGAAATTACTCAAGAATCAAAGAAGCTCACTTTTAAACCAAATTCCTCCCTAAAAGTAAATGTCATGAGCagtgatgaagaagaggaggaggaggaggaggaagaagaagaagaagaggaggaggaagaagaagaagaggaggaggaggaagaagaagaagaagaggaggaggaagaagaagaggaggaggaggaggaagaagaagaagaagaagaggaggaggaggaggaagaagaggtggAGGAAGAAGAACAAACCCTCTCTTTAGAAACCAAAACCTCAAAGATGAAAACACACCAAAGCTCTGTTTCTGACAGCACTGAGTCCAGTGAAGAATCAGAGACCAGCAGCGATGAAGAGGAGCAGAAGAGTAATAAACCAGAAGCAGCATCAAAGCCTAGTCCTAAACAGATGAATGAAAACACTGGATCAGGTCCACAGCCATTTCAGCAGTCTGTTTTAGACCCAGAGAAGCAGCAGCAGGACAATCTGAAGCGCCTCGCCGCTTTGGAGCAGAGGCAGAAAGAGGCAGAGCAGCAGAAGAAGCTCATACAGGGTGCGCTCTCGAAAGTG GATTTGCCGAACGCAAACAAGGGCAAACATATTGTATTCGATTCCGATGACGAAGTTAATAATGACAGTGAAAACACAACACCCCAAAAAGCAAACCTGTTTAATGAAGattctgatgaagatgaaggctCAGGatcagaagaaaaacaaatcctCGGAGAAAAG AAATTGAAAACAGAAGGCAGCAGACTGTTCGAcagcagtgaggatgaggatgatggcaATGAGGACGATCGCTTCAAGATCAAGCCTCAGTTTGAAGGCAGAGCTGGACAGAAG CTCATGGAGTTGCAGTCCAGATTTGGAACTGATCCAAGATTTCAGATGGACGCCAAGTTTCTTgaaagtgatgatgaagaacgGGAGCAAG ATATGGAACCCCAGCAAACACCAGGAGAGCAGGAGCTGGCTGacgagaagaagaaaaacctgTCCATCTTACAAAGTGTCCTTAATGTCAGCATTCAGCCAAGTGACACCAGTAAAGAGGCGACAAAAGGCAAAATCTTCAA GGACATTTCAGCATTGCACTACGATCCTTCGAGTGAGACTCACGCAGCTTTTGAAACCAAGACAGACACACCCAAAAAAGAAAG CAAAGCGGCAAGGCGAAAGAAACGCGAGGAGGCCATGAAGCTTCCGGAAGTTTCTAAGGACATCTACTATGACGTGACTACAGATCTAAAAGAGGTGTTTGGGATGGGGAACGATATTGAAAACGAAAAGAAAGCAGTTGCATGGGACCAAAATGACGACGGCGACGACAATGAGCGCAAGGAAGAAGGTGTGCATGCGTTTCCGTTTCTATCTAATCAAGAAGCCGAGCCATCAAGCGGATTTAAATTCTCGTTCTTTGGAGATGATGCAGTAACAAAGACCACAACAACAG AGGAATACAAAGTTGAGCCTATAAAAGGGGCCAAAGTGCCTTGGCAAGTAGACCCTCGATTCCAGGACAGCAGTtcggaggaggaggacgaggatatggaggaagagaaagaagaaaaggaagaggcTGCCTTGGTCAATACAACTGA acaGCCGACCCCAAAGAAaaagtttttcttcttctttgatgATGATATTCGATTGAAGG AGGGACCCAGTATGTTCTGCAGGCGTGAGAAGCTGGAGGATCAGAGAGAAGCATGggaggagaagaggaatgaTCTCAGAGAG gattaCCGCAAGAAGCACAAAGATGCCAAAAGACGATTCAGGATGAGAACAAAAACCTGA